The Thermoplasmata archaeon genomic sequence CCTCGGCGGAGCGCGTCGGCGGATCGCGCCAGTTCGTCGGCGATGCGACCCGCCTGGCGTTGGGAGAGGCGCGACGGCCGCCGCCCGCTCGTGAAGTCGTCCCAGGTCCGGATCCCGGACCGCCACAACCTCTCCTCCGTCCGATATCCCACTCCCGGGATGTGGACGAACGTCTGGCGCAGCATCCGGGGTGGCGACCCGCCTCCGGGGGATAGCCGTTGCGACGAGGTGGGCGAACCGCCGAGGTTCTGTGACCCTTGCGGGGGGGGTATCATGCCGTCCCCGCTAGGGACTCCACTCCGCTCGGCTCCTCCCGTGCGTCTCCTCCTTCTCGGAGGAGGTCGTAGAGGGGACTCACGACGTCATCGCGGAGGGCACCGGGCCGGAACCGTACGGCCCTTGCCAAGGCCTCGTTCGAGGCCAAGGCGGTCTTCAGGATGTTCATGCCTGCGTTGATCTGCCGGTCCATCTCCCAGTCGCACGCGAGGCACACAAAATCCTGGCCCACCCTATCTCGGCGCCGGGCGCCACACACTGGGCAGGTCTTGCTGGTCCACTGAGGGTTGACTTTGATGACCGGCACGCCGGCGAGGGCGGCCTTGTATTCGATCTGACGGTGAATCTCGGAACGAGGCCAGGAGGAGAGGCGGCGGTTCGTCCGACGGCATCGGCCTCCCGCGCCGTGGAGCGTGAGATCCTCGAGGACGATTGCGGCACGACGCGCCTTCGCGAGCGTCACGAGATTTTTCGAGACTCGATGCAGGCGCTGTTGGACGCGGTTCCTCTCCCTCTGTCCCTCACGGTCCAATAGAATTCGCTGGACCCTGCAATCGTAGGCCTTCTTCCGAGCGAGCCGCCGACGTCGACGGAAATGGATCGCCTGGACCCAACGGACGCCGGCCAAAGGCACCCTCACGGCCCCCGCGGTGTCGCCACTTGCGATGACGCCGTCGAGGGAGTCCTCATTCGTGTCGAGGGCAATTGCGGCTCCTGGCTCGTACGGCTTACGCACCTCCTTCCGCACGACAATGATGATCTTCCCGGGGACTACGGTCAGGCTTCCAAGGCCCCACGACGGGTCGTTCAGGATCGAGCGGTGCCACTCGGAGAGGGGCAGGATGAGCTGGACGCCTTCCGTACCGCGAATCGGGATGCGGAGGCGTCCCGTCTCTCGGTCCAGGGAATAGGACTGGTTCTCCGCCTTCAGCATAAGGCGGCGCATATACGGGGTTGTGGTTCGCTTCCCCATCCTGACTCGCCGTCGATACACCTTCAGAACGGCCAAAGCGACCTCGAACCCAGAGGGGATGTACTGCTTGTACACCGCGTGACGCGCGGAAAGGTCTTTGTACGCGGCCTGAGCGAGCCGAGCGCGGGATCGGTGGTTCCCCAGCAGGGCGCTCCGTATCGATTCGTTCACAAGGAGGCGAAACTCGGCCAGAAGCCAGTTCAGTCGGAAGTCTTCCCATTTCACCAGGAAGACGAGGGCCCGGTGGGCGAGCACGTCCCTCGCATAGGGAAGATGTGGGCGTCAGGTTATGGGGAGGAGATGCCCGAAAGTGAAAATCCGGATCGAGGGACGTCACGAGTGGCGACTGGCTACAGGCTCGCCGTACTGCCCAACCCCGAATGGTTAGGTCCCGACGGCGTCACATTACAAACCGCGGAAAAAGGCTTATTCGCGCCCGCCCGATGGACGCGCGTGTTCGAGGTGCGGGAGCGGGACGGCCTCGCGCGCATCGGCGTCCTGGAGACGGCCCACGGACCCGTAACGACGCCCGCCCTCGTTCCCGTCGTGAACCCGAACCGGCCCGTCGTCTCGCCGCACGACCTCGCGTCGCAGTTCGGCGCGGAGATCCTCATCACGAACGCGTACATCCTGGGCAAGAGCCCGCGACGGGAAGCGATCCTCCGGGAGGGCGTCCACGCGGTCCTCGATTTCCCGCGGGCGATTATGACGGACTCCGGCGCGTTCCAGTCCCACGTGTACGGCGACGTCGATGTCACGAATCCGGCGATCGTCGAGTTCCAGAAGTCGATCGGTGCGGATCTCGGCACGATGCTCGACGTGTTCTCGGAGCCCGGCCACGACCATGCCCGCGCCGAAGCCGACGTCCAAGAGACGATCCGCCGCGCGGGCGAAGCGGAATCGCTCCGGGGCGGGATGGCGCTCGTCGGCGTGGTCCAAGGGGGCCTCCACCCGGACTTGCGGGAGCGATGCGCGCAGGCGGTCTCCTCCCTCGATGTCGCCGTCGGCGCGATCGGCGGCGTCGTGCCGCTCCTCGAGGCTTATCGGTTTCGCGACCTCGTTCGGATCATCGTCGCGTCAAAGAAGGGGCTCGACCCCTCAAAGCCCGTCCACCTCTTCGGCGCGGGCCATCCGCTCGTCTTCCCGCTCGCGATCCTCCTCGGATGCGACCTGTTCGACTCCGCGTCGTACGCGAAGTACGCCCGGGACGGGCGCATGCTCTTCCCGGACGGAACGCGGCGTGCGTCCGATGTCCGGGATAGCGGCTGCCTCTGTCCCGTGTGCACGGCCCACCCGATTCGCGAGATCGCCGGCAGCGAGGCGCTCCTCGCGCAGCACAACCTGCACGTGTGCTTCGGCGCGATCCGGGAGGCCCGACGCGCGATCGCGGCCGGCGACCTGTGGGAGCTCGCCGAGCGACGCGCCCGAAGCCATCCCGCTCTCCTCGACGCGATGCGCGAACTCCGCCGCCACAACGACTTCCTGGAGACGTTCGAGCCGGCCTCCCGCCGCGGCGCCCTGTACTACGTCGGGACGGAGACCGCGCACCGTCCGATCCTGCACCGGTTCCGCCGGCGCCTCGCGGAGCGGTACGCTGGCCCGGTGGCGAAGGGACTGCTCGTCTTGCCGGAGGGACCCCGTCCGTTCGCGGAGCGCCACGCCCGTATCGTCGCGCAGGTCCTCGCGCAGGCGGACGTCCACGTCGTCGTGAAGTCGATCTGGGGTCCCGTGCCGCTCGAGCTCGACCACGTCTGGCCGATGTCCCAGTGCGTCGTCCCCGAAGCGCTCGAGGTCGAGGCGCTCGAGGCCGCCGAGGTGTTCTTCCGCGAATGGGCCGCGGGGGCGGGCTATCCGTTCGGGATGCTCTGGGAGGGGGACGTGACCCTCGAGGCGATCGCGGCCCGGGCTCCCGGCAGTCGCACGGTCGACTGGAACGGGCTTCGCGTCCGAGCTACCGCCGACTTTCAGTTCGGGCGTGGC encodes the following:
- a CDS encoding transposase — protein: MLAHRALVFLVKWEDFRLNWLLAEFRLLVNESIRSALLGNHRSRARLAQAAYKDLSARHAVYKQYIPSGFEVALAVLKVYRRRVRMGKRTTTPYMRRLMLKAENQSYSLDRETGRLRIPIRGTEGVQLILPLSEWHRSILNDPSWGLGSLTVVPGKIIIVVRKEVRKPYEPGAAIALDTNEDSLDGVIASGDTAGAVRVPLAGVRWVQAIHFRRRRRLARKKAYDCRVQRILLDREGQRERNRVQQRLHRVSKNLVTLAKARRAAIVLEDLTLHGAGGRCRRTNRRLSSWPRSEIHRQIEYKAALAGVPVIKVNPQWTSKTCPVCGARRRDRVGQDFVCLACDWEMDRQINAGMNILKTALASNEALARAVRFRPGALRDDVVSPLYDLLREGGDAREEPSGVESLAGTA
- the tgtA gene encoding tRNA guanosine(15) transglycosylase TgtA; translated protein: MFEVRERDGLARIGVLETAHGPVTTPALVPVVNPNRPVVSPHDLASQFGAEILITNAYILGKSPRREAILREGVHAVLDFPRAIMTDSGAFQSHVYGDVDVTNPAIVEFQKSIGADLGTMLDVFSEPGHDHARAEADVQETIRRAGEAESLRGGMALVGVVQGGLHPDLRERCAQAVSSLDVAVGAIGGVVPLLEAYRFRDLVRIIVASKKGLDPSKPVHLFGAGHPLVFPLAILLGCDLFDSASYAKYARDGRMLFPDGTRRASDVRDSGCLCPVCTAHPIREIAGSEALLAQHNLHVCFGAIREARRAIAAGDLWELAERRARSHPALLDAMRELRRHNDFLETFEPASRRGALYYVGTETAHRPILHRFRRRLAERYAGPVAKGLLVLPEGPRPFAERHARIVAQVLAQADVHVVVKSIWGPVPLELDHVWPMSQCVVPEALEVEALEAAEVFFREWAAGAGYPFGMLWEGDVTLEAIAARAPGSRTVDWNGLRVRATADFQFGRGAADALLRGTVSYVVSKNTGKVRNVLVDGVHVLSLRAEDGLFTLKSAGAMRLREAFDPPALRIVVDSDAVPFLREGKNVFAKFVRDADPALRPGDEALVVSPDDELCAVAQTTMNRREMLAFRRGVAAHVRAGVSPAPSAPRR